In a genomic window of Panthera tigris isolate Pti1 chromosome D4, P.tigris_Pti1_mat1.1, whole genome shotgun sequence:
- the NXNL2 gene encoding nucleoredoxin-like protein 2, which translates to MVDVLGGRRLLTRDGAWVEAEEELQNKVVALYFAAGWCAPSRDFTPLLCHFYAQLVAEARPPAPFAVVFVSADGSAQEMLDFMRELHGAWLALPFHDPFRQELRTRYHITAIPRLVIVKPSGEVITDKGRKQIRERGLACFQSWVEAANIFQNFSG; encoded by the exons ATGGTGGACGTGCTGGGCGGCCGGCGCCTGCTGACCCGGGACGGCGCGTGGGTGGAGGCCGAGGAGGAGCTGCAGAACAAGGTGGTGGCGCTGTACTTCGCCGCCGGCTGGTGCGCGCCCAGCCGCGACTTCACGCCGCTGCTCTGCCACTTCTACGCGCAGCTGGTGGCCGAGGCGCGGCCGCCCGCTCCCTTCGCGGTGGTGTTTGTGTCGGCCGACGGCAGCGCGCAGGAGATGCTGGATTTCATGCGCGAGCTGCACGGCGCCTGGCTGGCGCTGCCCTTCCACGATCCCTTCCGGCA GGAGCTGAGGACCAGGTACCACATCACAGCCATCCCCAGGCTGGTGATTGTGAAACCAAGCGGGGAGGTCATCACCGACAAAGGGCGGAAGCAGATCCGGGAGCGGGGGCTGGCCTGCTTCCAGAGCTGGGTGGAGGCGGCCAACATCTTTCAGAATTTCTCCGGGTGA